A single region of the Novipirellula aureliae genome encodes:
- a CDS encoding sensor histidine kinase, producing MSPARLGSSTWLLHLRWMAVAGQIITIFIANLLVDLGDVFVPLILLVGFTAITNVIYLVWLRYQHAGPLQRQLEQSEVSGRFHAADWEGEPSLLQSVALAIMLLDLLTLTIMLYFSGGADNPFTFFYFVNLAVGGVMIRPKSVWLMPVFAVAGYMILLRSSIPVEILTIEKPNVNFDFRASSLLFAFSACAAVVTYYVTQTAGELQRREEELRRAQADRATSYRLEGLTTLAAGAAHELATPLSTIDVIVREMSRHLEGVEKPQSVNTDLQLIDGQLEMCKQILARMRSAAGDSMAQQWDQTNVGELIDTTLEGIRDPHRVDIDDEDLGPIEDQTLWVPREAIAQAFRNLIHNGLDASPADGRVQLDAKIITVKRSGQEEAFLELTVQDSGQGMSEEVLERAGDPFFTTKEPGRGIGLGLFLTRNVISQLGGELVFESTVGHGTKAIVRLPMAQPDHRKPNAG from the coding sequence ATGTCACCTGCTCGGCTCGGGTCGTCGACGTGGCTATTGCATCTTCGCTGGATGGCGGTAGCGGGACAGATCATCACGATCTTCATTGCCAACCTATTGGTGGATTTGGGCGATGTCTTTGTCCCCCTGATTCTACTGGTCGGCTTCACCGCCATCACCAACGTCATCTATCTGGTTTGGTTGCGTTACCAACATGCCGGACCGCTACAACGGCAATTGGAACAGAGCGAAGTCTCAGGCCGATTCCATGCTGCTGATTGGGAGGGCGAACCGAGCCTTTTACAGTCGGTTGCATTAGCCATCATGTTGCTCGACCTGCTGACGCTAACAATCATGCTTTACTTTAGCGGGGGAGCCGACAATCCATTCACCTTCTTTTACTTTGTGAACTTAGCGGTCGGCGGGGTCATGATTCGGCCAAAATCGGTTTGGTTGATGCCCGTTTTCGCTGTCGCGGGCTACATGATTTTGTTGCGGTCCTCGATCCCCGTGGAAATCCTTACCATCGAAAAACCCAACGTCAACTTTGACTTTCGCGCCAGTTCACTGCTATTTGCGTTTTCAGCCTGTGCGGCAGTCGTGACTTATTATGTCACTCAGACTGCTGGAGAACTTCAGCGACGGGAAGAAGAACTGCGCCGCGCTCAAGCGGACCGAGCAACCAGTTATCGACTCGAAGGATTGACAACGCTGGCGGCCGGAGCGGCTCACGAATTGGCAACGCCACTGTCGACCATCGACGTCATCGTCCGCGAAATGTCGCGGCACCTCGAAGGAGTCGAAAAACCACAATCGGTCAATACCGACTTGCAATTGATCGATGGTCAACTCGAAATGTGCAAGCAAATCTTGGCGAGAATGCGGAGCGCCGCTGGCGACTCCATGGCGCAACAATGGGACCAAACCAACGTCGGCGAGCTAATCGATACGACGCTCGAAGGTATCCGTGACCCCCACCGGGTCGATATTGACGATGAGGACCTTGGGCCCATCGAAGATCAAACGCTGTGGGTGCCGCGTGAAGCCATCGCCCAAGCCTTTCGCAATCTGATCCACAATGGGCTCGATGCGAGTCCCGCCGATGGGCGAGTCCAATTGGATGCAAAGATCATCACAGTCAAACGATCAGGGCAGGAGGAGGCCTTTCTCGAATTGACGGTCCAGGATTCGGGGCAAGGGATGAGCGAGGAGGTGCTTGAGCGTGCGGGCGACCCTTTCTTTACGACCAAAGAACCGGGGCGAGGAATCGGGCTGGGACTCTTTTTGACACGAAACGTGATCTCCCAACTCGGCGGTGAATTGGTTTTCGAGTCGACCGTCGGCCATGGCACCAAAGCGATCGTCCGTTTACCGATGGCTCAGCCCGATCATCGCAAGCCAAACGCTGGCTAG
- a CDS encoding UvrB/UvrC motif-containing protein → MKRSMHLDDILSEWTFDPSNLNVRLVKGKDGRDVIQMRVDLGVLQLETTGRPDGTAFKECETYLDHLLVVALEQPETVLTEADCAEVDREFMQFYHRRICWLRLQYYHRAVMDADHTLRLMDVSNKMSPDEDWTSSHEQYRPFVLFHRTQAEALGELEDNTAEEAIQAINNGLETMRSFFIEHEAEEHFDEDELVVRLTEMRESLRSEYAVGKTLKEQLHAAVEEEQYELAARLRDELTRREAN, encoded by the coding sequence ATGAAAAGATCGATGCATCTCGACGACATTCTGTCCGAGTGGACGTTCGACCCCTCGAATTTGAACGTGCGTCTCGTGAAGGGCAAAGACGGACGCGATGTCATCCAAATGCGGGTCGACCTGGGTGTCCTGCAGCTCGAAACGACCGGGCGTCCTGACGGGACCGCATTCAAGGAATGCGAAACCTACTTGGACCATCTACTCGTCGTTGCACTCGAGCAACCGGAGACGGTATTGACCGAAGCGGACTGCGCCGAAGTGGATCGTGAATTCATGCAGTTCTATCACCGACGTATTTGCTGGTTACGACTGCAGTACTACCACCGAGCGGTGATGGACGCGGACCATACACTGCGGTTGATGGACGTGAGTAACAAGATGAGCCCCGATGAGGACTGGACGAGTTCGCACGAACAGTATCGTCCGTTCGTCTTGTTCCATCGCACGCAAGCGGAAGCCCTCGGGGAACTTGAAGACAATACCGCCGAGGAAGCGATTCAAGCGATCAACAATGGGCTTGAGACGATGCGATCATTCTTCATCGAGCACGAAGCGGAAGAGCATTTCGATGAAGACGAATTGGTGGTCCGGTTAACGGAGATGCGAGAATCGCTGAGAAGTGAGTATGCGGTCGGCAAAACGCTCAAAGAGCAACTCCATGCTGCGGTGGAGGAAGAGCAGTATGAGTTAGCTGCCCGACTACGTGATGAATTGACACGCCGCGAAGCGAACTAG
- the arfB gene encoding alternative ribosome rescue aminoacyl-tRNA hydrolase ArfB, translated as MSDLIVNSRLTLPAAELTFSAARSSGPGGQNVNKVNSKVILHWSMAEAEGLNAGWRRRLKARYGNRINRDGEFVLHSEKYRDQSRNLTDVKKRLCDMLKECEFPPKPRKATKPSYGSKLRRLNHKRENSQKKQNRRDPGMND; from the coding sequence ATGAGCGATTTAATCGTCAATTCACGACTGACTCTCCCCGCCGCGGAATTGACATTCTCGGCGGCCCGTAGCAGCGGTCCCGGCGGTCAGAATGTCAACAAAGTCAATTCAAAAGTCATTTTGCATTGGTCGATGGCTGAAGCCGAAGGATTGAATGCGGGATGGCGGCGGCGATTGAAGGCGAGATATGGCAACCGCATCAATCGCGATGGCGAATTTGTTTTACATAGCGAAAAGTATCGAGACCAAAGTCGCAATTTGACCGATGTAAAAAAGCGATTGTGCGACATGTTAAAGGAATGCGAATTCCCGCCCAAACCGCGAAAAGCGACCAAACCGTCTTATGGAAGCAAACTGCGTCGACTGAATCACAAACGAGAAAATTCACAGAAGAAACAAAATCGTCGTGATCCTGGGATGAACGATTGA
- a CDS encoding GNAT family N-acetyltransferase → MNIRFITAFETLPLRQRVLRPGRLAAEAHFSGDEAETSFHIGAFATAEPAEEKLPSDSLVCIASVMLQPEQRFGLFDAQRPYQLRGMATDEAFRGQRFGEAVLRACIAECRRRHADWMWCNARVGAIGFYRKQGLTVHPVEFEIPDAGPHQVMYMRIS, encoded by the coding sequence ATGAACATCCGTTTCATTACCGCTTTTGAAACGCTACCGCTCCGGCAGCGAGTCTTGCGACCGGGTCGCCTCGCTGCGGAAGCACATTTCTCCGGGGATGAAGCCGAAACCTCGTTTCATATCGGGGCATTCGCAACAGCCGAGCCCGCCGAGGAAAAGCTCCCGAGCGACTCATTGGTTTGTATCGCTTCGGTCATGCTGCAACCGGAGCAGCGATTTGGGTTGTTTGACGCACAACGCCCGTATCAGCTTCGCGGAATGGCAACCGATGAAGCATTCCGCGGGCAACGATTTGGGGAGGCCGTGCTAAGGGCGTGCATCGCGGAATGCCGCAGACGCCACGCCGATTGGATGTGGTGCAATGCCCGAGTCGGGGCGATCGGCTTTTATAGAAAACAAGGTTTAACCGTTCATCCGGTTGAGTTTGAAATCCCCGACGCCGGCCCTCACCAAGTGATGTACATGCGAATCTCGTAG
- a CDS encoding efflux RND transporter permease subunit, whose translation MNAPFLERRSPLRVAYALLILMAFFFLIPSIFRAARLSLGEKQNNVKDWLPSDFPETAELNWFADHFVGESFVLATWEGCTSGDQRLQLLEQKLRHESDSYDPTGKLSRADAEAYLAAKELGEKLELLSTGNQFDNWGGKQEKWVRSSDGLWYYITPDGRFYRWEESLTGPASLIRSIKRSLGAYTLDGTFVTAFGQGRAEDEINPFHNDPTLICAPLFHTVQTGDSIASELSAEGAALWPIDLTEESRRPLLARREAMKRLTGTLFAPAVPHEFSWTPEAFYEEVPEDRRGSLPETFKPLVQNTLDRILEDQYDGSLEKLKFATTDEKADVWYEVFDSVGVTPPPRLTCVLVTLTDVAQKNLPYVLGRGVAGGPRGRLLQLARESGVAPAPPPSLAPPPFNRQPAETIAGVPALHLGGPPVDNLAIDEEGTVTLIRLLGYSLLLGVVLSYLCFYSIRITIMVFVVGGSSAMLSMATVWWTGGKVDAILMSMPSLVYVLGLSGAIHVVNYYHDEVRSHGARGAAGRAIRHALLPCTLASVTTAIGLVSLFTSNLAPISNFGLYAAIGVMTTLGILFSYLPAALQTFPPTFGDGPSADVDAQQKPAQELAVQSQFAEAWASFGRWVTSHHVLVASCCFAALFLGTIGLRHIKTSVQLLKLFDPQSRIIRDYAWLEDHFGKLVPMEMIVRIPSMPQTEEDPKLAAKPLPIESLNMLERAEVVNRISKVVRRTLGETGTDVVGQTVSSDTFLPPLPAPSNSYDLVRSKFNRDLLSSREALLGSDYVRIEKEGPFAGSELWRVSLRVGALSDVDYGHFITTLRVAVEPVLRAYDTREAILQSLTLDENAQPIPISGKDRVLIVGRSRPKSLDEAKLLSEDHETILIENIYLSTLEELLQGERIKRPSWIDPSAADSPIEMGSERWNKAIAAVDAVVWVGDESLDASMTKSAKRWIDARAIFEKPVAPILADGNIPDVENSGSMQVIYTGVIPVVYKAQRTLLFSLLESIALAFVLIAGVMAMLLNPGRFPFSWLSPRNLGFGMLAGAVAMIPNMFPVLMVFGIMCHFDIAIDIGTMMTASVAMGVAVDDTIHFLSWFRQNLDAGLSRVEAVIETYRRVGPAMTQTTIVGGLGLFVFALSTFTPTQRFGTLMLVMLLAALIGDLVLLPALLAGPLGKVFKPRTPVGTMKKTDLDGEVIEEPSSPSELGNGQNVRQEEEQDPPHASEEAPVLKVHRPPGRIDAPHGVPRK comes from the coding sequence ATGAACGCCCCATTCTTAGAGCGACGCAGCCCGCTAAGGGTCGCCTATGCGCTGTTGATCTTGATGGCGTTCTTTTTTTTGATCCCTTCGATCTTTCGTGCGGCTCGCCTCAGTTTGGGCGAAAAACAGAATAACGTAAAAGATTGGTTGCCGAGCGATTTTCCGGAGACCGCCGAGCTGAATTGGTTTGCCGATCATTTCGTTGGCGAAAGTTTCGTGCTGGCGACTTGGGAGGGATGCACGAGCGGCGACCAGCGATTGCAGTTACTCGAGCAAAAACTGCGGCACGAATCGGATAGCTACGATCCCACCGGTAAATTATCGCGAGCCGATGCCGAAGCTTATCTCGCTGCAAAAGAACTCGGCGAAAAGCTCGAACTTTTATCGACAGGAAACCAGTTTGATAATTGGGGTGGCAAACAAGAGAAATGGGTCCGGTCCTCGGATGGGCTATGGTATTACATCACTCCCGACGGACGGTTCTATCGCTGGGAGGAGTCGCTGACGGGACCCGCTTCCCTGATCCGTTCGATCAAACGCTCGCTGGGGGCCTACACGCTCGATGGAACCTTCGTCACAGCTTTCGGCCAGGGGCGTGCGGAGGATGAAATCAATCCGTTTCACAATGATCCGACATTGATTTGTGCCCCCTTGTTTCATACGGTGCAAACCGGCGATTCAATTGCGAGTGAATTATCGGCGGAAGGGGCCGCGCTTTGGCCGATCGATTTGACCGAGGAATCACGCCGACCGCTGCTGGCACGTCGTGAGGCAATGAAACGGCTGACGGGAACCCTGTTTGCACCAGCGGTTCCGCACGAATTCTCTTGGACACCTGAGGCGTTTTATGAGGAAGTTCCCGAGGATCGACGCGGTTCTCTGCCTGAAACCTTTAAACCGCTCGTCCAAAACACGCTCGATCGTATTTTAGAAGATCAGTACGACGGGTCGCTCGAAAAATTAAAATTCGCGACCACCGACGAGAAGGCTGACGTTTGGTACGAGGTCTTTGATTCAGTGGGGGTTACACCACCGCCCCGGTTAACCTGCGTGTTGGTGACCCTAACCGACGTGGCTCAGAAGAATTTACCTTACGTGCTCGGGCGAGGCGTTGCGGGAGGGCCGCGAGGTCGACTGCTGCAATTGGCTCGTGAATCCGGTGTCGCTCCGGCTCCCCCACCTTCGCTTGCTCCCCCACCGTTTAATCGCCAACCAGCCGAAACGATCGCAGGGGTTCCGGCGCTTCACCTTGGTGGTCCGCCGGTCGACAATTTGGCGATCGATGAAGAGGGGACCGTCACGCTTATCCGATTGCTCGGCTACAGTCTTCTGCTGGGCGTCGTGCTGTCGTACCTGTGTTTTTATAGCATTCGAATTACGATCATGGTGTTTGTGGTCGGCGGAAGTTCGGCGATGCTAAGTATGGCGACGGTTTGGTGGACAGGCGGAAAAGTCGATGCGATTTTGATGAGCATGCCGTCACTCGTTTACGTCTTGGGCCTTAGCGGTGCCATCCATGTCGTCAACTATTACCATGATGAAGTCCGCAGTCACGGCGCCCGCGGTGCCGCCGGACGGGCGATTCGGCACGCTCTTTTGCCCTGTACGCTTGCGTCGGTAACCACCGCGATCGGACTCGTTTCGCTATTCACCAGCAACTTGGCTCCGATTAGTAACTTTGGTTTGTATGCCGCGATCGGTGTGATGACGACTCTCGGTATTTTGTTCTCCTACTTGCCCGCTGCACTGCAAACGTTTCCACCCACATTTGGTGACGGGCCGAGTGCGGATGTCGACGCGCAGCAAAAGCCAGCCCAGGAATTGGCCGTGCAGAGCCAGTTCGCTGAGGCTTGGGCATCGTTTGGACGTTGGGTCACGTCGCACCATGTGTTGGTGGCGTCTTGTTGCTTTGCGGCACTGTTTTTGGGAACCATTGGGCTCCGGCATATCAAGACGTCGGTTCAACTTTTGAAGCTGTTCGATCCACAATCCCGAATCATTCGTGATTACGCCTGGCTAGAAGATCATTTCGGGAAATTGGTACCGATGGAAATGATCGTGCGAATACCGAGCATGCCACAAACGGAGGAGGATCCGAAGTTAGCGGCGAAACCCCTACCGATCGAATCGCTCAATATGCTCGAGCGTGCTGAGGTGGTGAATCGAATCAGCAAAGTGGTGCGTCGGACGCTCGGTGAAACGGGAACCGATGTGGTTGGCCAAACGGTTAGTAGCGATACGTTTTTGCCTCCGTTGCCAGCGCCGAGTAATTCCTACGATTTGGTGCGATCGAAGTTTAATCGCGACCTGTTGTCGTCACGTGAAGCGCTTCTGGGCAGCGATTACGTTCGCATTGAAAAGGAAGGTCCATTTGCTGGGAGTGAGCTATGGCGAGTCAGTCTTCGCGTTGGAGCATTGTCCGATGTCGACTACGGACATTTTATTACGACACTACGGGTCGCCGTCGAACCGGTGTTAAGAGCCTATGATACCCGCGAAGCGATTTTGCAATCGTTGACCCTTGATGAGAACGCCCAACCGATTCCGATATCAGGAAAAGATCGCGTCTTGATCGTCGGCCGCTCACGCCCTAAATCGCTCGATGAAGCAAAACTACTATCGGAGGATCATGAAACGATTCTGATAGAGAATATCTATCTCTCGACGCTTGAAGAGCTACTGCAGGGCGAGCGGATCAAGCGGCCCTCTTGGATCGACCCATCGGCTGCCGACTCGCCAATCGAGATGGGGAGCGAGCGATGGAACAAAGCCATTGCGGCTGTCGATGCAGTCGTGTGGGTTGGCGACGAGTCGCTGGACGCATCGATGACGAAGTCGGCCAAGCGCTGGATCGATGCACGGGCGATTTTTGAAAAGCCGGTTGCTCCAATTTTGGCGGATGGAAACATCCCCGATGTTGAAAACTCCGGATCAATGCAAGTCATCTACACGGGCGTCATTCCCGTCGTCTACAAAGCTCAACGGACGTTGTTGTTCAGTTTGCTTGAGTCGATTGCATTGGCGTTCGTGTTGATTGCAGGTGTGATGGCGATGCTGCTCAATCCAGGTCGTTTCCCGTTCTCGTGGCTTTCACCTCGGAATCTCGGTTTCGGGATGTTGGCGGGTGCGGTCGCGATGATTCCCAACATGTTTCCGGTTCTGATGGTGTTTGGAATCATGTGTCATTTCGATATCGCCATTGACATCGGGACCATGATGACTGCCTCGGTTGCGATGGGCGTTGCGGTTGATGATACGATCCACTTCTTGTCGTGGTTCCGCCAGAATTTGGATGCGGGTCTTAGCCGTGTCGAAGCGGTGATCGAAACCTACCGCCGCGTGGGACCCGCGATGACGCAAACAACGATCGTGGGCGGTCTGGGTTTGTTCGTGTTCGCGTTATCAACCTTCACGCCGACTCAGCGATTTGGGACCTTGATGTTGGTGATGTTGTTGGCCGCCCTAATCGGAGACTTGGTGCTACTGCCTGCTCTCCTGGCTGGCCCGCTTGGGAAAGTTTTCAAACCGCGGACGCCCGTCGGGACGATGAAAAAAACCGATTTAGATGGCGAGGTGATTGAAGAGCCTTCAAGTCCTAGCGAGCTGGGAAATGGGCAAAATGTTCGGCAAGAAGAGGAGCAAGACCCGCCCCATGCGTCAGAGGAGGCTCCCGTCTTGAAAGTCCATCGTCCTCCCGGACGCATCGATGCCCCGCATGGAGTGCCGCGGAAGTAG
- a CDS encoding organic solvent tolerance protein OstA: MTRKTPNWPRLAATVAPRFRRVFTTFLLLFVLGSVADGQQQPSVVSPDVVSPDPVRVSGDVIYRWQIGSADASLLEGDCILEHRGERLNAASILLLVSGDIGRVSTEVIVDGVRLADGSVSQPRRLNFVTLADPEIQAPLYRGKPDHPPLLLKYLKPKRLGATSVFTPTSGYGAVRPVQFSAPPLEAPPFEAPPFEAPPFEARPFEGTPFDEMDLDASTYQPIQTPKQQVLDPPTQNRPLTPEIIPPSEKRMLDEGMIGDLPSPVVSSASPPDSLGEFSAPPITLSDGATTGGFQFFVGGGSRSVEVLKRDSLMPPQIETSNRPETGETVVVARGGVTMLVRDVSAQMPGGDVMQLGTISLSADRIVAWLPLVTNMFNGTTSFDQADGEIYLEGNIVFRQGERVIYAESMYYNVARETGVVLDAETIATVPNYQGIVRLKADMMQQIGRGNFVAFDAAMTTSRMGVPRYWLQSERLQLTDRNGTVTDPITGVTSIRKDPFVSSRDNFVYFGGVPILYWPTFSTSLRDPTLYVSDVAFGNDSIFGTQLLLDFNLLQILGIDDPPSGVKWELSTDYLSKRGPAIGTLLSYQVPGMFGAPGNTSGLLDAWVIDDKGTDTLGPNRKNLQPEVTTRGQVLFRHRQQTAGGYEFIAEFGWLSDRNFLDQYFENEWDQDKNRDTDLRLRRYVDNNLFELSAKAQVNDFYEETEQLPAFDHYLIGGSPFANLLTWSAHNHLSYTKLNVADPPEDPAEAAAQTTLPGEYNRAGIIARTRQEVALPIQTGPVKIVPYLSGEAAHYGEAVDGDPLTRLLGQGGVRASLPMSRVDPTIESSLLNLRGLAHKLDWTVDYFYADSNANFEELPLYDPLDDHAQQQFRRRFIVSDYGGTLPERFDPRTYALRQGTQKYVTSGSDVIADDLQQVRLGLNQRFQTKRGLPGRERIVDVFQFDTDVLLFPEADRDNFGETVGPATYDMAYHIGDRVSLLSDGYFDLFDSGLRSMSLGVRSSRPGVGDIYLGLLSLEGPVSSTVFRSTVDMRLNEKWIWSSGTMYDFGDAGNIGQSFALTRIGESLLIRMGINVDSGRDNVGFGFTIEPRFWPSPRLGQIGGQLIPPPGVEGLE, translated from the coding sequence ATGACGAGGAAAACGCCCAACTGGCCACGCCTCGCCGCTACCGTTGCGCCCCGATTTCGCCGCGTTTTCACGACGTTCTTGCTGCTTTTCGTCCTCGGCTCGGTCGCTGACGGACAACAGCAACCGTCCGTGGTTAGCCCTGATGTGGTTAGCCCTGATCCCGTCCGCGTTAGCGGCGATGTTATCTACCGCTGGCAAATCGGTTCGGCCGATGCGTCGCTATTAGAAGGGGACTGTATCCTCGAACACCGAGGCGAGCGATTGAATGCGGCTTCGATTTTGTTGCTCGTAAGTGGCGATATTGGTCGAGTCTCGACGGAAGTAATTGTCGACGGCGTCCGGCTGGCAGATGGCTCGGTATCGCAGCCTCGTCGCTTGAACTTTGTGACCTTGGCCGACCCCGAGATTCAAGCACCACTTTATCGTGGAAAACCCGACCATCCTCCGCTGCTCTTAAAATATCTGAAACCCAAGCGTTTGGGAGCCACTTCGGTATTCACTCCCACCAGTGGTTACGGTGCGGTTCGTCCCGTTCAATTCAGTGCGCCCCCGCTCGAAGCCCCTCCCTTCGAGGCCCCTCCTTTCGAAGCCCCTCCTTTCGAAGCCCGTCCCTTTGAAGGGACTCCCTTCGACGAGATGGATTTGGACGCTTCGACCTACCAGCCGATTCAAACGCCTAAGCAGCAAGTTCTCGATCCTCCGACGCAGAATCGACCGCTGACCCCCGAGATCATTCCGCCTTCTGAGAAACGGATGCTGGATGAGGGTATGATTGGTGACTTGCCGTCACCGGTCGTCTCCTCCGCTTCACCCCCCGACTCACTTGGCGAGTTTTCGGCGCCACCGATCACGTTATCCGATGGAGCGACTACCGGCGGATTTCAGTTTTTCGTGGGTGGGGGGAGTCGTAGCGTCGAAGTGCTCAAGCGAGACTCATTGATGCCGCCGCAGATCGAGACCTCCAACCGTCCCGAAACCGGGGAAACGGTGGTGGTTGCCCGTGGCGGCGTCACGATGTTGGTCCGTGATGTCTCGGCACAGATGCCAGGCGGCGACGTGATGCAGCTTGGCACCATCTCACTGTCCGCGGACCGGATCGTGGCATGGCTGCCGTTGGTGACCAATATGTTCAACGGGACGACTTCGTTTGATCAAGCCGATGGCGAGATTTACCTTGAAGGCAATATCGTTTTCCGGCAAGGTGAACGCGTCATCTATGCCGAGTCGATGTACTACAATGTCGCTCGTGAAACCGGTGTGGTGCTGGATGCTGAAACCATTGCCACGGTTCCCAACTATCAAGGCATCGTGCGGCTGAAGGCCGATATGATGCAGCAAATCGGACGAGGCAATTTTGTCGCTTTCGATGCTGCCATGACGACAAGTCGAATGGGCGTTCCACGCTACTGGCTACAGAGTGAACGACTGCAATTGACCGACCGCAATGGCACGGTTACCGATCCAATCACGGGTGTCACCTCGATACGTAAAGATCCATTCGTCAGTAGCCGCGATAACTTTGTCTACTTTGGCGGCGTTCCCATTCTGTACTGGCCAACCTTTTCGACGTCGCTTCGTGATCCAACCCTCTATGTCAGCGATGTTGCGTTCGGAAACGACAGTATTTTTGGGACGCAATTGTTGCTCGATTTTAACTTGCTGCAAATCCTTGGAATCGATGATCCCCCCAGTGGCGTGAAGTGGGAATTGTCGACGGACTACCTTAGCAAGCGTGGTCCGGCAATCGGAACACTGCTGAGCTACCAGGTCCCTGGTATGTTCGGTGCCCCAGGGAACACGAGTGGGCTACTCGATGCTTGGGTTATCGATGATAAGGGAACCGATACACTCGGACCCAATCGTAAAAATTTACAGCCCGAAGTGACGACGCGGGGCCAGGTGCTGTTTCGTCACCGACAGCAAACCGCAGGCGGATACGAATTTATCGCCGAGTTTGGTTGGCTTAGTGACCGCAATTTCTTGGATCAGTATTTCGAAAACGAATGGGACCAAGACAAAAATCGTGACACGGACCTTCGGCTTCGTCGCTACGTTGACAACAACTTGTTCGAGCTTTCGGCCAAGGCTCAAGTAAACGATTTTTACGAGGAAACAGAGCAGCTTCCCGCTTTCGATCATTATCTGATTGGCGGTTCCCCGTTCGCCAATCTACTGACTTGGTCCGCTCACAATCATCTGAGCTATACGAAACTAAACGTCGCCGATCCCCCCGAAGATCCTGCCGAAGCGGCAGCGCAAACGACGCTACCGGGCGAGTACAATCGCGCAGGCATCATTGCTCGCACACGCCAAGAAGTTGCGCTGCCAATCCAAACAGGACCGGTGAAGATCGTCCCCTACCTCTCGGGTGAAGCCGCCCACTATGGCGAAGCGGTCGACGGCGATCCGCTAACACGGTTGCTCGGACAAGGAGGCGTTCGTGCTTCCCTACCGATGTCTCGCGTCGATCCAACGATCGAAAGTAGTCTGTTAAACCTTCGCGGCTTGGCGCACAAACTCGATTGGACGGTTGACTACTTTTATGCGGACAGCAACGCCAACTTTGAAGAACTGCCGCTCTACGATCCTCTCGACGATCATGCGCAGCAGCAATTTCGCCGCCGCTTTATCGTCAGCGACTATGGTGGCACATTGCCCGAGCGTTTTGATCCACGAACGTACGCACTGCGACAGGGAACACAGAAGTATGTGACCAGCGGCAGTGATGTGATCGCTGACGATTTGCAGCAGGTTCGATTGGGGCTGAATCAACGGTTTCAGACCAAGCGTGGTTTGCCAGGTCGGGAACGAATCGTCGATGTTTTTCAATTCGACACCGACGTGTTGCTATTCCCCGAAGCCGATCGCGATAACTTTGGCGAAACGGTCGGCCCGGCGACCTACGATATGGCCTACCACATCGGCGATCGCGTTAGCTTGCTGAGTGATGGCTATTTTGATCTCTTCGATTCAGGCCTACGATCAATGAGCTTGGGGGTTCGTTCCAGTCGACCCGGAGTCGGCGATATTTACCTTGGCCTCTTGTCACTCGAAGGGCCGGTCAGCAGCACCGTTTTCCGGAGCACCGTTGACATGCGTTTGAACGAGAAGTGGATTTGGTCTTCGGGAACCATGTACGACTTCGGCGATGCTGGCAACATTGGTCAATCGTTTGCCCTGACGCGGATCGGCGAATCGTTGCTGATTCGAATGGGCATCAATGTGGACAGCGGTCGTGACAACGTCGGCTTTGGGTTCACGATCGAACCACGGTTTTGGCCATCACCACGACTCGGTCAAATTGGTGGCCAATTGATCCCGCCGCCTGGCGTCGAAGGATTGGAGTAA
- a CDS encoding diacylglycerol kinase, translating into MDRRKSWQRKYAVAFRGLWISIHDQRSFGIHLSIAAMVLILAATMRLEAWRWAALVCVITLVFSAELMNTAIERLVKRLHPEHDSQIGDALDTAAAAVLVAAIGAVFAGVIVLGPPLLEWVLLGS; encoded by the coding sequence ATGGACCGCAGGAAAAGCTGGCAGCGAAAGTACGCGGTTGCGTTTCGCGGGCTGTGGATATCGATACATGATCAGCGCAGCTTTGGGATCCACTTGTCGATCGCCGCCATGGTTCTCATTCTCGCGGCGACGATGCGGCTAGAAGCTTGGCGATGGGCTGCGTTGGTTTGCGTGATCACCCTCGTCTTCTCTGCCGAGCTGATGAATACGGCGATTGAGCGATTGGTCAAACGTTTGCACCCCGAACATGACTCGCAGATCGGCGACGCGCTCGACACCGCTGCCGCCGCAGTACTGGTCGCGGCCATCGGCGCAGTATTCGCCGGCGTGATCGTACTTGGCCCGCCGCTGCTTGAATGGGTGCTGCTTGGGTCTTAA
- a CDS encoding peptidylprolyl isomerase, producing the protein MKVATFETDKGTIRIELFDDKTPKTVENFETLCAKNYYDGLTFHRVIPDFMIQGGCPEGTGTGGPGYKFEDEFHPELKHDSAGILSMANAGPNTNGSQFFITHLPTPHLDGRHSVFGKVIEGQDVVDAIEKGDKMTTVRVTEA; encoded by the coding sequence ATGAAAGTAGCTACCTTCGAGACGGACAAAGGCACCATTCGCATTGAATTGTTCGATGACAAGACGCCAAAAACCGTCGAAAACTTTGAAACATTGTGTGCCAAAAACTATTACGACGGGCTAACGTTTCACCGAGTGATTCCCGACTTCATGATCCAAGGTGGCTGTCCTGAAGGCACTGGCACCGGCGGGCCGGGTTATAAATTCGAAGACGAGTTTCATCCTGAGCTCAAGCATGATTCGGCGGGCATTTTGTCGATGGCAAACGCCGGGCCGAACACCAACGGATCACAGTTCTTTATCACCCATCTGCCAACGCCACACCTCGATGGTCGTCATAGCGTTTTCGGCAAAGTCATCGAAGGGCAAGACGTTGTCGATGCGATCGAAAAAGGTGACAAAATGACGACCGTGCGAGTCACCGAAGCCTAA